In the genome of Bacillus carboniphilus, one region contains:
- a CDS encoding cyclic-di-AMP receptor, which produces MKLILAVIQDQDSNRLLNALVEHNFRATKLASTGGFLKSGNTTFMIGTEDIRVQKALDIIRDNCKSREQMVAPVSPMGGNADSYVPYPVEVEVGGATVFVLPVEQFMHF; this is translated from the coding sequence ATGAAGCTAATCTTAGCTGTAATTCAAGACCAAGATAGTAATCGTTTATTAAATGCTCTGGTGGAGCACAATTTCAGAGCAACAAAGTTAGCCTCAACGGGTGGTTTCTTAAAATCGGGGAATACAACTTTTATGATTGGGACGGAAGATATACGGGTTCAAAAAGCGTTAGATATCATTAGGGACAATTGTAAATCAAGAGAGCAAATGGTTGCTCCAGTTTCTCCAATGGGTGGAAATGCAGATTCGTATGTACCCTATCCAGTAGAAGTAGAAGTTGGAGGGGCTACCGTATTTGTATTACCAGTAGAACAATTTATGCATTTCTAA
- the tmk gene encoding dTMP kinase, giving the protein MAKGLFITFEGPEGAGKTTILKMVAEHFQDQYSIVTTREPGGIKIAEKIREVILNPEHTEMDSKTEALLYAAARRQHLVEKVIPALDAGKIVLCDRFIDASLVYQGYARGIGIQEVLEINQFAIENLMPDATFYFDIRPEVGMERIEKHKGREVNRLDLETMDFHKRVREGYLLVAGQFPDRIINMNAEQSIEEVYKSIEEKMAKILHSWSNRS; this is encoded by the coding sequence GTGGCTAAAGGTTTATTTATTACGTTTGAAGGTCCAGAAGGGGCTGGGAAAACAACGATTTTAAAAATGGTCGCAGAGCACTTTCAAGACCAATATTCAATTGTTACAACTAGGGAACCTGGTGGTATTAAGATAGCTGAAAAAATTAGAGAGGTTATTTTAAACCCTGAACATACAGAAATGGATTCGAAAACAGAAGCATTATTATATGCTGCAGCGAGAAGACAGCATCTTGTTGAAAAGGTCATTCCAGCATTAGATGCGGGGAAAATTGTTCTCTGTGACCGTTTTATTGATGCATCCCTTGTCTATCAAGGATATGCTAGAGGAATTGGTATTCAAGAAGTATTAGAAATTAACCAATTTGCTATTGAAAATCTAATGCCTGATGCTACTTTTTATTTTGATATTCGCCCGGAAGTCGGTATGGAAAGAATCGAAAAACATAAAGGTAGAGAAGTTAATCGCCTTGATTTAGAAACAATGGATTTTCACAAGCGAGTCAGAGAAGGCTATCTGTTAGTGGCTGGTCAATTCCCTGACCGAATTATCAACATGAATGCAGAACAGTCCATTGAAGAAGTTTATAAGTCTATTGAAGAAAAAATGGCCAAAATTTTGCATTCTTGGTCTAATCGTTCATAG